In a single window of the Zea mays cultivar B73 chromosome 5, Zm-B73-REFERENCE-NAM-5.0, whole genome shotgun sequence genome:
- the LOC103626240 gene encoding protein BIG GRAIN 1-like — protein sequence MERWAPAPPSAARERPRRRPGQPSFSSTLLDAICDSLDEQAGGHGATAERATAPTPRSAKEQHQAALHYYYYKPFLAASHRAARAAPSPADDCSSGRGYFSSSEVEYSLRRLRPIRTSAGGVGPASVAPVEKQKPAPPGTAKRARKPSAAPASGGCRRPASPGARLASLLNAIFSGKRNSARQHPAPADEEPACSTAPSTARPCLAKTPPSARARARATRNRSRTVRFLDIEGEVAVAAAAAGCRRFPVVEVEDSDGGEESSDASSDLFELENLAALAPANGGPGCRRTCENELPVYGTTGAGLGNDSRLVRRRRPFGYVSHGRSCRGLFDFK from the coding sequence ATGGAGAGGTGGGCGCCAGCGCCACCGTCGGCGGCGCGGGAGAGGCCGAGGCGGCGACCTGGCCAACCATCCTTCTCGTCCACGCTGCTGGACGCCATCTGCGATTCCTTGGACGAGCAGGCCGGCGGCCACGGAGCAACGGCGGAGCGTGCCACGGCACCGACGCCTCGGAGCGCCAAGGAGCAACACCAGGCGgccctacattactactactacaagCCCTTCTTGGCCGCCAGCCACCGGGCGGCGCGCGCGGCCCCTTCGCCTGCGGACGACTGCTCCTCCGGCCGTGGCTACTtctcgtcgtccgaggtcgagtacTCCCTCCGCCGCCTCCGCCCCATCCGAACCTCAGCTGGCGGCGTTGGGCCGGCCTCGGTGGCTCCCGTGGAGAAGCAGAAGCCGGCCCCGCCAGGCACGGCGAAGAGGGCGCGGAAGCCGTCCGCCGCCCCCGCCAGCGGCGGCTGCCGCAGGCCGGCCTCCCCCGGCGCGCGGCTCGCCAGCCTTCTCAACGCCATATTCTCCGGCAAGCGGAATTCTGCGCGGCAGCACCCGGCTCCGGCGGACGAGGAGCCGGCGTGCTCGACGGCGCCATCCACCGCGCGCCCCTGCCTCGCCAAGACACCGCCGTCCGCGAGGGCCCGGGCCAGGGCGACCCGGAACCGTAGCAGGACCGTGCGGTTCTTGGACATCGAAGGCGAGGTGGCTGTGGCTGCGGCCGCCGCTGGTTGCAGGCGATTCCCGGTGGTGGAAGTGGAGGACAGCGACGGCGGCGAGGAGAGCAGCGACGCGAGCTCCGACTTGTTTGAGCTAGAGAACCTCGCAGCCCTTGCTCCCGCGAACGGCGGGCCCGGTTGCCGTAGGACGTGCGAGAACGAGCTTCCGGTGTACGGGACGACTGGAGCTGGTCTTGGGAACGACAGTAGACTTGTCCGTCGTCGACGCCCGTTTGGGTACGTCAGCCATGGTCGGAGTTGCAGAGGGTTGTTTGATTTCAAATAG